The region TGGCGCGTGTTTTTTCTTACCCATCCGCGGGCTGGTTTCCGCGATTGAAGGAGTTTTTCATGCGATTCATTGCCCTCGCCCTTGCGGCCCTGTATCTCCTGGGCGCCTTGCCCGGCTCCGCCGAAGAGAAGAAGAAAATCGTGTTTGTGGCGGGCAAGCCGAGCCATGCGCCGGGCGATCACGAGCACCGCGCGGGTTCCATGTTGCTTGCGAAGGCGCTGAACGAAAACATGCCCAACGTGGAGGCGGTGGTGACGTGGTATGGATGGCCGGAAGACACCAGCATCTTCGAGGACGCGGCGGCGGTGGTCATTTACTGCGACGGCGGCGGAAACCACGTGCTGAATCCGCACCTGGACTATTTCCAGGGGCTGATCGACAAAGGCGTGGGCCTGGCCTGCATCCACTACGCCGTCGAGACCACCAAAGGCGAATGCGGGGACAAGTTCCTGGAGTGGCTGGGCGGCTACTTCGAGATTGACTGGTCGGTGAATCCGCACTGGGACGCCAACTACACGAAAATGCCCGAGCACCCGATAGCGTCGGGCGTGCCGGCGTTTGAGATCAACGACGAGTGGTATTACCACATGCGCTTCGTGGACGGGATGAAGGGCGTCACGCCGATCCTGACCGCGCTTCCCCCCGAATCGACCCTGACGCGCCCGGACGGCCCGCACAGCGGCAACCCGCACGTGCGCGCGGCCGTCGCGCGGGGCGAGGAACAGCACACCGCCTGGGCGTTTGAACGTCCGGACGGGGGGCGGAGCTTCGGGTTCACGGGCGCGCACTTCCACCGCAACTGGCAGGACGACAACTTCCGCACGCTGGTGCTGAACGCCATCGTCTGGACGGCGGGCCTGGATGTGCCCGAAGGCGGCGTGCCCTCCCGGACGCCGACGGACGATGAAATGAAGGAGAACCTCGACGAGAAGGGCTGAGGCGCTCCGGCGCGTCCGTCCGACCGATCGCAACGCAGCCGTTCGAGGCTGGGGAGGAGCCGGCATGGGTTTGCTAAAGGCGGTACCGGCCGTTATCGGCTTGATGTCAGTCCTGCTTTCTCCGGCCGGCGCGAGCGCTCCCCTGCTGATCGCGGCGGAAGGTTCAAGCGCATACACCATTGTTTTGTCGACGGACGCCCTGCCGGCGGAATCGCGCGCGGCTGCGGAATTGCAGTATTTTCTACGCGAGATGACGGGCGCCACGCTACCGGTTGAACGTGGTGAATCGGCGATTCCGGAACGGGCGATTGTCCTGGGCGACGGCCCCCATCTTCGGGCCGTCGCGCCAGAACTTGCGCTGGACGGACTCGGCGAAGAAGGGTTCGTGATCCAGACGCTGGGCGAGCGCCTGATTATCGCGGGGCCGGGCAAGCGGGGGACGATGTACGGCGTGTACACATTCCTGGAGGAATACCTCGGCTGCCGCTTCTTCGCGCCGGAGGTCACGCACATTCCGAAGCGCCCCCGGCTGGAGATCGGCGCATTGAATATACGCCACACGCCCGTGATGGAATACCGCGAGGTGTACTATGCGGCCTCGAAAGACCTCGACTGGTGCACACGGAACCGGCTCAACGGGCACCTGACCGAACTGGGCGAGGAGCACGGGGGCAAGGTTGCCTATCACCCGTTTGGCCATTCGTTCTGGACGCTGATCCCGCCGGAGGAGTATTTCGAAACGCACCCCGAGTGGTTTTCGCTGGTGGACGGCGAGCGTACGCTAACCGGACGCTTCACACGGACGCAGCTTTGCCTCACGAACGAGGCGCTGATCGAGGAAGCCATCCGGCGGACGCGGCAGTGGATCGAGGAGAATCCCGACGCGACGATTATCAGCATTTCGCAGAACGATGGCCCCGGCGGCTGGTGCGAATGCGAGAACTGCGCGGCGATGGAAGCGGCGCAGGGCGGGGCCCATTCCGCGCCGGTAATTCACTTCGTCAACCGAATCGCGGAGGCGCTGGGCGGCGACTACCCGAACCACGTATTCGACACGTTCGCCTACTCATACACCACGGGGGCGCCGCGCGACCTCAAACCGCTTCCCAACGTCGTCGTGCGGCTGTGCACGTCGGGCTGCAAGTCCCACGCCTTCGACGATCCGAAGTGCGCGACCAATGAAGGCATCCGCGGCGCGGTCCGCGATTGGTTTCGGCTGACGGACCGGATTTATATCTGGGACTACACGATCAATTTCCGGCAATACCTCCTGCCGTTTCCCAACCTGCACACGGTCGGGCCGAATGTCCGGTTCTTCGTGAACCACGGTGTGCGGGGCATGTTTGCGCAGGGGAGCGGCGACGTTTCGCACAGCGATATGGGCCCCTTGCGTTCCTATCTGCTGGCCAAGTTGCTGTGGAATCCGGACTATGATCGGGAAACGGCGATCAACGAGTTCCTGGCGGCGTACTTTGGCCCCGCGGCGGAGCCCATGCGCGCCTATGTCGACCTGCTGGAGGCGGAGGTGCGGGGCAGCGACTACCACGCGTTGCACATGAGCAACTTCGAGCCAAAGATTGAAGCGGCTTACCTCGGCCCGAAGGTGCTCGCGCGCGCCACCGTACTGTTTGAAGACGCCGAGGCCCGCTGCGCCGATGCGCCCGCGTTTCTTGGACGTGTCCAGCAGGCCCGGCTCTCCATCGATTACGTCAAGGTATCGTTTGCGGCGCTCGTCAACGCGATGCTGACCGACGCGGAAAAACAGCTGCCGGCGGGCGCATTCTTCCCCGACGCGCTGGACCGTTTCTTCGGCGCGGCGGAGCGAACCGGAGTCGAGTACATGCGCGAGTCGTCGCGCAGCAACAGCTCGATGGAAGAATTCAGGCAGATGCTCGAATCCAGCGCGTGGCGCCGGGAAGGCGGCGGCACGGAAATCGAATAGCCGCCGGCGCTACACGTCCTCGCCGCAGGCCCGGAGCACGGTCCGCTGCACGGCATAGTCGTGTGACGTCGGGTAGGCGAATTCCGATTCCCCGCGAATACAGGCCGCCAGGTCGGTCAGGTCCGCCACGTGGCGCGGGAGATTCTCGAATGGCACGGGCTGGACGCCCTTCTTGTATTCGCCCCAGTCGCGGCGCAGGCTGAGCGTGCCGGCGGGCGGCTCCAGCGGCATGAGGGTAAAGCTGCCCTCCGTGCCCACCACGCGAAAACGGCGCGAGGCGAAGGCGTTGGGTTCCCGCGCGCCGCTCTCGACGGTGACCAGGGCGTTGTCGTACTCGAGCACGGCCAGTGTGTTGTCGTTGAGGGTGTCATCGATGCCGGTGTCGTGCCGGAGGAAGGATGTCACCTTCGATGGCTCGCCCATGAGCAGCACGATCATGTCGATCAAGTGGCAGCCCAGCTCCAGCATCAAGCCACCGGGATGAAACAGCAGCTCCTGGCGCTTCGCCGGTGACAGATCGGTGCACATGCTCGCGTGGATGCTGTAGATGTCGCCCAGCATGCCCTCCTTCACGAGTTTGCGCAGGAAGTCGAATCCAGGGTTGTAGCGGTACATGTAGCCCATCTGGACGAGAAGATCCTGCCGGTCCGCGGCGTCGAGCAGCGCGCGCCACTCCTCCAGGGAGGTCCCGGCGGGCTTGTCGAGGTAAAGATGCTTGCCCGCATCCACGACCGCGCGCCCGAGCTTCAGCAGGCGCTGCACATCGCTTTCCACGGCAATCATCTGGATGTCCGGGTTTCCGAGGAGGGCGTCCTGATCCAGCCAGGGGATGTCCCGCATCAGCTCGTGGTCCGCGAACGCGGCGCGCCGATCGGGATCCGGCTCGCATACGCCGTTCAGTGCGTAGTCGGGCGACTCGCGGAGTATTCGCAGCACGCTCAGGCCGTGGGCGTGTCCGAGGCCGAGGATCCCGCAGGGTATGGGACGCTTCATCGTGTTCTGTCCGGCGGCGAGCAGTTGCGGCCCGGCCAGCATGCCGGCGACCGCGCCGAGGAATTGGCGGCGTTTCATCGTGTTCTCCCTGTCTCCGTTGCGGGCGCCAGAGGCGCTCATTCGCGCCCCATCTTCCCGCGCGCGCCGCGCCAATGTCAAAGGCGGGACCGCCGCGGCGTCCGCGCTCAGTACCCGTCGATCAGGATCGCGCCCACCTCCGTGCGCAGCTGGATTGTCGCGCCGCCCTCTCCGGTCGCGCCCGCCGCCGAGGCGCCCGTGACGTTGTAGCGCGCCGTGTCAATCGGGAATGCGTCGGATATCTGTATCGCGCCGATATCCGTCCGTGCGTCCAGCGTGAAGACGCTCGCGGCCGGCAGCACCACGTGCAGATTGCCCACGCCCGTCTCCCCGGTAATGTCCTCGTCGGCTTCGGGCGCCGTTACGCGTTCGAGATAGACGCCGCCCGAGTCCAGCTCGAAATCGATCGCGCCCCGCATGCCGTACACGGTGACCGCGCCCATGTTCACCCGCAGATCGGTGATGGCGTCCGCGGGCGCCTCGATGACCAACTCCACCGCGCCGCTGAAGGACGCGCTGTTGGCGGGGACGCTGCCTGAAACGTTGACCGTGTTCCCGGAGCGCGTTACGCGCACCTCGATCTGGTTGAGATAGACGCCCGGCGCCTGCCGATTGGTCGCGTTCTCGGGGATATAGGCGACCTTCACCCAGGAGACGTTCACCGTCTCCTCTTCGGTCCCCACCAGCGTGATGGGCCCGACGTGGTTCGTGATGTTGAGGCGTCCGCCCGCGGGCAGCGCCTGCGACGCGGTACCGTCCTCGCTCGCGTATTCAATGTAGATCGTCGGGGCCTGCGGCGGGCATCCGGACAGCGCGGCAAGCATCGCCACAAGCACAACTACCAGCAATAACCTCGCATGCAACAGGGCAAACATGGCGACATACCCTCCCGGGTAGCGCCCCGCAAACGCTGTACAAGGCCAGTATAGGCCGGAACGGGAGCGCCGTCAATGGAAAGATCTCTGGCTCCTCCGGCGCGGTGCGGGCGGGACGGCTATCCTGCTTTTGACGCGAACAGGAAAGATACCTGACGCCTTCGGCGCGGTGCGGGCGGGCCGCCCGCACCTCATAGACCTGTTCTGCGCTCACCAAGTGTTGAAACGCAGTGTATGGAGCGCCAGCGGCCCGCTGGCCCGGTGTCGAAGACACCGGAATTCCGAGGAACAAGACGTAACTGAAGCCTTTCTTAGAAGGTACTCAGGCTGCGCGGACGGTCTCAATTGCGCCGTTAGCGCAATGCGGGCGGGCCGCCGGCGCTCCATAGAGTTACCTGCTACGAGAGAAAGGAAAGCATTCGCCCATAAATCGCATGCACCGCCGCGGCCTGGACTTCTAGCGTATATCGCGTTTCGGCAAGCACGCGTGCGGCAGCCCCCATTTGCGTGCGACGTTCGGGCTCTCCACCCAGGCCTTCCAGCGCATCGAAGAGCGACGCTGGCCTGCCATCCGTCACCACGCCGCTTTCCCCGTCAACCACGATTTCCCGCAGCATGCCCCGATCCGCGACGACCAGGGGCTTCCCCATGGACAGAATCTCCCGGGCAGCACGACAGGTGCCGTCGCTGCCGGGAACGAGATAGACCCCCACGTCAAATGATTGAATGGCCGCGATGAGTTCATCGCCTTCCACATAGCCGGTGATGTGAACGTGGTCCGCGATGCCCAGTTCCCGCGCGGGTTGCTCCACCACGGTCTTTTGATTCGTACCTCGACCGACAATGAGCAGGTGGGTATTCGGAACTACCTCAATGAGCCACTTCGTCGCTTCGAGCAAGTCCTCGAAGTGGCGGTGGGTCTGCATGCGGGCGACGATACCCACGACGTAGGCATCCGCCGGGATATTCCACCGGGCGCGCAAGTCCTGGATCCCCGCGTTCGCGGGGATGGCGGGCGGGGAGAGGTTTAATGCCCTCTTCGGGTCGAAGCGCTTCGTATCAATTGCATTCGGCGCCACGGCCACCTGCTCCAGGCGCAGGCCATAGATCTCCACGTCATGCTCCCGGGCCATCTCGGAGGGCTCGATCAACACCGCGGTCCGGGCCATCATCGCGCGCCGGCGGCGGTTTGGCGCGAGACCCACGCCTTCGTAGCTCGTGCGCACGAGGGGGATGTCCAGCCCGCGCAACGCGCGCGCGGCGATTTCATGGTCGTTGTCGAGGTGACAATGCACAATATCGACGGGGTGTTCGTGCAGGTAGCGGCGCAGGCGCCGGACATCCAGGAAATTCTTCAGCGGGTGGCGGTGCTTGCGCAGGTGGAATTCGAGGATGGGCTCGATGCCCCGTTCCCGGGCCGACTCGACGACCCGGTTCACCGACTTGCCGGCGTCCGGCGCGCAGGCAAATTCCGCCTCCACGCCGAGCCCGCGCAGGCGCCAGCAAAGGTTCAGGGCCGGCTCGGCCGGCCCTGTCCATTTACTGTTGCTGAAGAGATGCAGAACCCTCATGCCGCGTTTTCGTCTTTGACATCCTCAAACTTCACCGAGACCAGCTGCGACACGCCGCGCTCCTGCTGCGTGACGCCGAAAATGGCGCCGGCCTTGGCCATGGTCAGCTTGTTGTGCGTGATGATGATGAACTGGCTCTGGCCGACGAATTCCTCGACCAGCTCCAGGAAGCGGCCCACGTTCGCGTCGTCCAGCGGCGCGTCGACTTCGTCGAGCACGCAGAAGGGGCTCGGCTTGGCCGTGAAGATGCTGAACAGCAGCGCGATCGCGGTCATGGCCTGCTCGCCGCCGGACAGCAGCGAGATGGTCTGCGGCTTCTTGCCGGGCGGGCGCGCCTCGATCTCGATGCCGCTCTCGAGCGGGTCGTCCTCGTCGAGCAGGTACACCCGGGCCTGGCCGCCGTTGAAGAGGCGGCGGAAATAGTTCTTGAAGCACTCGCTCACCGTCCGGAAGGTCTCCATGAAGAGCTCCTTGATGGTGGTGTCGATGCGGTCGACCACGCCCAGGAGGGTTTCCCGGGCCTTGCGGAGGTCTTCCTCCTGCGAGCAGAGGAACTGATCGCGCTTTTCGAGCGCCTCGTATTCCTCAATGGCCATCAGGTTCACCGTGCCCAGGCGCTGGAGGTCCTTCCGGTGCTCCTTGATGAGCTTTTCGCGTTCCTGCTCGTCGTACTCGTCGGTGCCGACATCCTTTTCTTCGAGCGAGGCCAGCGCCAGGTTGTACTCGGTCAGAATGCGCTCCTGGTGGAAGGCGATTCGGTCTTCCCGGTGCGTCAGCTCCAGCTCCAGCGTGTGGACTTCCTTCTGCGCGCGCGAGGTTTCAGCGCGGAGCTCCTTCAGGTCGCGCGCGAGGGCGCTGGACTCCTCGTTCAGCGCGTTCTGCTCCTTCTGCGCCTCCAGGACCTTGTCGTGCGCCTGCTCCTTCGTCTCGGAGAGGGCCTGCGCGCGTTCGAGGTGGTCCGCGATGCCCGCTTCCAGGTCGCGCACCTTGACGGCGAGATCCGCCATGACTTTGTCGCGGCGGGCCGCCTCTTCGAGCGCCTCCTGGTGCTCGCGCGCCTCGCGGAGCCGGTTGCGCTCCGCCTCTTCCAGGCTCTGGGTCAGCGAGGCGACCTTCACGCGCAGATCCGCCAGCGCGTCGCTGCACGTCGAGAGCGCGGCGCGCATTTTCGCGGCGTGATCCTGCGCCTCGGCGGTCTCCCGTTGGATAAGGTCGTCGTCGCCTTCCATGGCGTCGATCCGGCCCTGCGCCTCGGCGCGGCGCGCTTCGAGCTCCTC is a window of Candidatus Hydrogenedentota bacterium DNA encoding:
- a CDS encoding glycosyltransferase family 4 protein, whose translation is MRVLHLFSNSKWTGPAEPALNLCWRLRGLGVEAEFACAPDAGKSVNRVVESARERGIEPILEFHLRKHRHPLKNFLDVRRLRRYLHEHPVDIVHCHLDNDHEIAARALRGLDIPLVRTSYEGVGLAPNRRRRAMMARTAVLIEPSEMAREHDVEIYGLRLEQVAVAPNAIDTKRFDPKRALNLSPPAIPANAGIQDLRARWNIPADAYVVGIVARMQTHRHFEDLLEATKWLIEVVPNTHLLIVGRGTNQKTVVEQPARELGIADHVHITGYVEGDELIAAIQSFDVGVYLVPGSDGTCRAAREILSMGKPLVVADRGMLREIVVDGESGVVTDGRPASLFDALEGLGGEPERRTQMGAAARVLAETRYTLEVQAAAVHAIYGRMLSFLS
- a CDS encoding DUF4838 domain-containing protein; its protein translation is MGLLKAVPAVIGLMSVLLSPAGASAPLLIAAEGSSAYTIVLSTDALPAESRAAAELQYFLREMTGATLPVERGESAIPERAIVLGDGPHLRAVAPELALDGLGEEGFVIQTLGERLIIAGPGKRGTMYGVYTFLEEYLGCRFFAPEVTHIPKRPRLEIGALNIRHTPVMEYREVYYAASKDLDWCTRNRLNGHLTELGEEHGGKVAYHPFGHSFWTLIPPEEYFETHPEWFSLVDGERTLTGRFTRTQLCLTNEALIEEAIRRTRQWIEENPDATIISISQNDGPGGWCECENCAAMEAAQGGAHSAPVIHFVNRIAEALGGDYPNHVFDTFAYSYTTGAPRDLKPLPNVVVRLCTSGCKSHAFDDPKCATNEGIRGAVRDWFRLTDRIYIWDYTINFRQYLLPFPNLHTVGPNVRFFVNHGVRGMFAQGSGDVSHSDMGPLRSYLLAKLLWNPDYDRETAINEFLAAYFGPAAEPMRAYVDLLEAEVRGSDYHALHMSNFEPKIEAAYLGPKVLARATVLFEDAEARCADAPAFLGRVQQARLSIDYVKVSFAALVNAMLTDAEKQLPAGAFFPDALDRFFGAAERTGVEYMRESSRSNSSMEEFRQMLESSAWRREGGGTEIE
- a CDS encoding ThuA domain-containing protein, with product MRFIALALAALYLLGALPGSAEEKKKIVFVAGKPSHAPGDHEHRAGSMLLAKALNENMPNVEAVVTWYGWPEDTSIFEDAAAVVIYCDGGGNHVLNPHLDYFQGLIDKGVGLACIHYAVETTKGECGDKFLEWLGGYFEIDWSVNPHWDANYTKMPEHPIASGVPAFEINDEWYYHMRFVDGMKGVTPILTALPPESTLTRPDGPHSGNPHVRAAVARGEEQHTAWAFERPDGGRSFGFTGAHFHRNWQDDNFRTLVLNAIVWTAGLDVPEGGVPSRTPTDDEMKENLDEKG
- a CDS encoding Gfo/Idh/MocA family oxidoreductase, producing MKRRQFLGAVAGMLAGPQLLAAGQNTMKRPIPCGILGLGHAHGLSVLRILRESPDYALNGVCEPDPDRRAAFADHELMRDIPWLDQDALLGNPDIQMIAVESDVQRLLKLGRAVVDAGKHLYLDKPAGTSLEEWRALLDAADRQDLLVQMGYMYRYNPGFDFLRKLVKEGMLGDIYSIHASMCTDLSPAKRQELLFHPGGLMLELGCHLIDMIVLLMGEPSKVTSFLRHDTGIDDTLNDNTLAVLEYDNALVTVESGAREPNAFASRRFRVVGTEGSFTLMPLEPPAGTLSLRRDWGEYKKGVQPVPFENLPRHVADLTDLAACIRGESEFAYPTSHDYAVQRTVLRACGEDV